In Solanum pennellii chromosome 3, SPENNV200, a single window of DNA contains:
- the LOC107012868 gene encoding sphingosine kinase 2-like isoform X2, whose protein sequence is MPLGVVPAGTGNGMAKSLLDAVGLSCTASNATLAIIRGQKQSLDVATISQGQNRFFSVLMLAWGLIADIDIESEKYRWMGSARIDYYAIQRIFRLRRYNGCIKFLAAPGYETFGEPADPKGETISEVKSSLVQHKAYCGPALQMKDFNRKIEGPFVSVWLHNVPWGGEDALAAPDAKFSDGYLDLVVIKDCPKLTLLSLMTELNKGSHVKSPHVLYFKVKAFVLEPGTQLDDGSKEGIIDVDGEVLARGKGTYKSNYKTLMTYDKLYIKVDQGLATVFSPSIIS, encoded by the exons ATGCCTCTTGGAGTAGTACCTGCAG GCACCGGAAATGGCATGGCAAAGTCTCTTCTAGATGCTGTTGGTCTATCTTGTACTGCGTCCAATGCAACACTTGCTATTATTAGAG GACAGAAGCAATCACTAGATGTAGCTACTATCTCACAGGGGCAGAACAGGTTTTTCAGTGTGCTGATGCTCGCCTGGG GACTTATAGCTGATATTGATATCGAGTCTGAGAAGTATAGATGGATGGGCAGTGCTCGAATAGATTATTAT GCAATACAACGAATATTCCGCCTTAGGAGGTACAATGGTTGTATAAAATTTCTGGCTGCACCAGGCTATGAAACTTTTGGAGAACCAGCTGATCCGAAAGGTGAAACTATTAGTGAAGTCAAATCGAGTTTAGTTCAGCACAAGGCATATTGTGGTCCTGCTTTGCAGATGAAGGATTTCAACCGTAAGATTGAGGGGCCTTTTGTATCAGTTTGGCTTCATAATGTACCTTGGGGAGGTGAAGATGCTCTCGCGGCACCTGATGCCAAG TTTTCAGATGGTTACTTGGACTTGGTCGTGATAAAGGACTGTCCAAAGTTAACGTTGCTATCATTGATGACCGAGTTGAACAAAGGCAGCCATGTAAAATCACCACATGTCTTGTACTTCAAG GTTAAAGCGTTTGTTCTGGAGCCTGGCACACAGTTAGATGATGGATCAAAAGAAGGGATTATAGATGTAGATGGTGAGGTTCTTGCAAGAGGTAAAGGAACTTACAAGTCAAATTACAAGACACTGATGACATATGACAAACTCTATATAAAAGTAGATCAAGGGTTGGCTACTGTTTTTTCTCCTAGTATCATTTCTTAA
- the LOC107012868 gene encoding sphingosine kinase 1-like isoform X1 — MGNTKPITAAPILSDRVRVNGVETPVTFTAEEGILRWSENRLSIAKEVLGITVEDSKIKIRAIKEKDDGGIICCGGNTKGTVRRSYNLEMLTEDSLRIWSQKLQEFIDSLGRPKRLFVFVNPYGGKRSASKIFIDSVKPLLDDANIDYTVQETKYQLHAKEVAKSLDILRYDGVVCVSGDGILVEVVNGLLEREDWDSAIKMPLGVVPAGTGNGMAKSLLDAVGLSCTASNATLAIIRGQKQSLDVATISQGQNRFFSVLMLAWGLIADIDIESEKYRWMGSARIDYYAIQRIFRLRRYNGCIKFLAAPGYETFGEPADPKGETISEVKSSLVQHKAYCGPALQMKDFNRKIEGPFVSVWLHNVPWGGEDALAAPDAKFSDGYLDLVVIKDCPKLTLLSLMTELNKGSHVKSPHVLYFKVKAFVLEPGTQLDDGSKEGIIDVDGEVLARGKGTYKSNYKTLMTYDKLYIKVDQGLATVFSPSIIS, encoded by the exons ATGGGTAACACGAAGCCCATTACTGCAGCTCCGATTCTATCGGACCGGGTTCGGGTTAACGGAGTTGAAACTCCGGTGACGTTTACGGCGGAGGAAGGTATACTCCGATGGAGTGAAAATCGCTTGTCGATTGCGAAAGAGGTTCTCGGGATTACCGTCGAAGATtcgaaaattaaaattagggCTATTAAGGAGAAGGACGATGGTGGAATTATTTGCTGCGGTGGGAACACTAAAGGTACTGTGAGGAGGAGTTATAATTTGGAAATGTTAACTGAGGATTCTCTTCGAATTTGGAGTCAAAAGCTTCAAGAGTTCATTGATTCacttg GTCGGCCAAAGAGACTTTTTGTGTTTGTGAATCCTTATGGCGGAAAGAGATCTGCATCAAAGATTTTTATTGATAGTGTAAAGCCACTACTTGACGATGCAAATATCGACTATACAGTGCAAG AAACTAAATATCAGCTACATGCAAAGGAAGTTGCTAAATCATTGGATATTCTGAGATATGATGGAGTTGTTTGTGTCAGCGGGGATggaattttggttgag GTAGTTAATGGCCTTCTTGAGAGAGAGGATTGGGATTCTGCAATAAAGATGCCTCTTGGAGTAGTACCTGCAG GCACCGGAAATGGCATGGCAAAGTCTCTTCTAGATGCTGTTGGTCTATCTTGTACTGCGTCCAATGCAACACTTGCTATTATTAGAG GACAGAAGCAATCACTAGATGTAGCTACTATCTCACAGGGGCAGAACAGGTTTTTCAGTGTGCTGATGCTCGCCTGGG GACTTATAGCTGATATTGATATCGAGTCTGAGAAGTATAGATGGATGGGCAGTGCTCGAATAGATTATTAT GCAATACAACGAATATTCCGCCTTAGGAGGTACAATGGTTGTATAAAATTTCTGGCTGCACCAGGCTATGAAACTTTTGGAGAACCAGCTGATCCGAAAGGTGAAACTATTAGTGAAGTCAAATCGAGTTTAGTTCAGCACAAGGCATATTGTGGTCCTGCTTTGCAGATGAAGGATTTCAACCGTAAGATTGAGGGGCCTTTTGTATCAGTTTGGCTTCATAATGTACCTTGGGGAGGTGAAGATGCTCTCGCGGCACCTGATGCCAAG TTTTCAGATGGTTACTTGGACTTGGTCGTGATAAAGGACTGTCCAAAGTTAACGTTGCTATCATTGATGACCGAGTTGAACAAAGGCAGCCATGTAAAATCACCACATGTCTTGTACTTCAAG GTTAAAGCGTTTGTTCTGGAGCCTGGCACACAGTTAGATGATGGATCAAAAGAAGGGATTATAGATGTAGATGGTGAGGTTCTTGCAAGAGGTAAAGGAACTTACAAGTCAAATTACAAGACACTGATGACATATGACAAACTCTATATAAAAGTAGATCAAGGGTTGGCTACTGTTTTTTCTCCTAGTATCATTTCTTAA
- the LOC107013767 gene encoding uncharacterized protein LOC107013767: MESSTSNLMLTVKFLLISIGAVSSAIAIKSYVPLILYEFPTIWSGLISWLKPPYLYILLNGIIIIIAATSRSNRKEQQQQSGEQSRSLISAETPPVYSDLVTISRSKMSEYAPELVDEPEVFEVVPLNSIGTPPVNSDSVEVSTSEMCEYAPEVIDEPEVFEEKTEPVIEPLELVEVKSMVTVVNENEGENDEFASSNSVFTPLPEVETELIQRLTTEKPLVTSRFSHRKPLMRTSPEGVKSLRVARVKRQETLESTWKKITEGRHVPLTRHLNKLDTWQHQNKNRGSESPVQNIKKAVEPSPSQDELNRRVEAFIKKFNEEMRLQREQSLQQYTEMINRGV; this comes from the exons ATGGAATCATCGACGAGCAATTTGATGTTAACGGTGAAATTTCTGTTGATTTCAATCGGAGCAGTTTCTTCAGCCATTGCTATTAAATCCTATGTTCCGTTGATTTTGTATGAATTTCCTACGATTTGGTCCGGTTTGATTTCATGGCTAAAGCCTCCGTATCTCTACATTTTACTCAACGGTATAATCATTATCATCGCCGCTACTTCTCGATCAAATCGTAaggaacaacaacaacaatccGGCGAGCAATCACGGTCCTTAATTTCTGCCGAAACGCCTCCGGTGTACTCAGATTTGGTAACGATTTCCAGATCTAAAATGTCGGAGTATGCGCCGGAGCTGGTAGATGAACCGGAGGTGTTTGAGGTTGTGCCGTTGAATTCTATCGGAACGCCTCCGGTGAACTCAGATTCGGTAGAAGTTTCTACATCGGAGATGTGTGAGTATGCTCCTGAAGTGATAGATGAACCAGAAGTGTTTGAGGAGAAGACCGAACCGGTAATTGAACCGCTGGAGTTGGTTGAAGTAAAATCAATGGTGACTGTAGTGAATGAAAACGAAggtgaaaatgatgaatttgcGAGTTCGAATTCGGTTTTTACGCCGTTGCCTGAAGTAGAAACGGAGCTAATTCAACGGCTAACGACTGAGAAACCGCTAGTTACTTCGAGGTTCAGTCATCGGAAACCGCTGATGAGGACGAGTCCTGAAG gGGTGAAATCACTAAGGGTGGCTAGAGTAAAAAGGCAAGAGACATTAGAGAGTACATGGAAGAAGATAACGGAAGGGCGTCACGTGCCTCTCACGAGGCACCTGAACAAGTTAGACACGTGGCAACATCAGAACAAGAACCGGGGAAGTGAATCCCCGGttcaaaacattaaaaaagCAGTTGAACCATCACCTAGTCAAGATGAGCTGAATCGGCGAGTTGAAGcattcattaaaaaattcaatgaaGAAATGAGATTACAAAGAGAACAATCATTACAACAATACACGGAGATGATTAATCGGGgtgtttaa